In Portunus trituberculatus isolate SZX2019 chromosome 45, ASM1759143v1, whole genome shotgun sequence, the DNA window gatccctccaactccttggaactggggaacctaataactcatTTAAAATTGCGCTTAATTTGGGCGGAACTAAAATGTTGCTCACAAATCACGGCATTATTTACGTTTACTGTATCAGCACGATAGCATTTTTGGAGCCACTGTCTTGCGATGGTCTTGTTCTTGGGGAATTTATAATAATCTAAAATTACTAGACTTGGCAGGCGTGCATCCATACACTGCACAAGGTCTAGCTTTGCccatactaacaataagaaattaatattaaggcacatgaaacatacaatccaagatcaaattctgccacacgtgtacactcactcgaagatatggagttgtttacacgaccggatgacgtcactgagtcagctggtggttccaataatgttctcgtgcgtctacctatcaaaaagttattgtaccatgggtacGAGTCTGTTCTCGTTCGTCCCTACATTCcgaatcctctccgttgtttcaagtgccagctttaCGGTCACCATGGCAACGCTTGTCGGTCTTCCCATGCTTACTGCGGTAGACGAGCAGGAGAGGGCCACTCGGTGTACATCTTTGGTAGAGAAGTGCCGTAACTGTGAGGGTGTTCACTCTACTTTCTCACGTGATTGCCccgcgtggaaagtggagaaagaggtctgGAGAGTTAAAGCTACTGAGGGAATTtcttactatgaagcaaggatgcAAGTGAAGCAGACGCAGGCCTCGCCTGCTTCAAACGTCTCCTACACTTCAACAGTAAGAGCTCCACCCAGGATGTGTACTGTTGCCATTCAGACTGACCCGCTGCCTGGCCCATCTGCCACCACAGcttccccttcaacctctgcTTCACCATCTTCCAAGACTACTTCAACTTCCACTGAAACTTCTactcctatctcttcctctGCCCCATATCTGTCAGCTGTTTCTCTTACTTCCAGCAAGGATGAGAAGACTGACAAGACTAATAAATTAGATTTAACGAAACTTTAACGCCACCTCCCTTCtcatgccgtgtgtgtgtgtgtgtgtgtgtgtgtgtttggctttaAATGGGGAAGCggcttttttctattgtttttgttgatgttatgtGAGAGTGGAAAGCTGCCCAAGGACAACACAAagatatgagatgtgaagtttccggtttagattataagcaaagaaaagaccgaagatattcagtgtatgagagggacagttgagtgccattggagaaaaagaaatagttttTTGGAAGGTTATGTTGACTTGATAAATATAgggattgagtttttgaggcactgaataCTACTAAGCTCTTCTGTCCCAATCataaatcttagagagatcagaggccagaagttttctctttttcaagaaatcagaagtcaggcgttctgtggcgtccctgctgGATCTCAACTTCCTGGTtttctctgaaaagacgtggaaaggtgtAACTAGCGTGGTATCATTAGCGTAGAAGTGGATATGACAAGCAATGTGTcttagatcattgatgaataacagAATAAGCTAGAGTGAGTGACAGAAAAGAGCCCTGTGGAACGCCActgttaataggtttaggagaagcaTAGGGGCGGTGtgtcacagcagcaatagaactgTCGGAGAGGAAGTTTGATATAAagatgcagagagaaagatagaaccCGTAGGAGAGTAGtttggagatcaaagctttgtgccagactctatcaaaagcttttgatatgtttgtTGCTATTGCGTTATTTGCAGTGTAGATAAGAAGAGTAAAAGTAAATagtagaaatggaggaggaggaggaggaggagaaagagaaagagaagttaggcggcagtagaaaaaaaaaaaaaaaaaaaaaatatatatatatatatatatatatatatatatatatatatatatatatatattgctctcCCCTTTCCATTCTTTACTTTCTATGTAATATTTAGATTTAGTAGGCATCAGAACATGACCATATTTAGCTTAGTCACTCCTTCATTTCTACGATGTGTAACAGTTAACAGTATTATAAGTAATGTATGAAGTGTTTTAAACATTTACAAGATATGTGTAGGTGTGGTGAATGTTTGGTAAATGTAGCATGTGCCTCCCACATCTTTATACATACGTTCACTGTACTACACGTGTACCTGACATCACCAGCTGGAAGTGGCACCATTACAATGTCCTATCCTGAACCTTGAAAGCTTGAAAGTTACTGAACAATACCTTCCATATATCACTAATTTGTATGTTTTGTCAAGTGAGAATGGTTTCTCTATATTCGTATATTAGATCTAGAAAAACATGACATGGGAATCAGAGTTaaggggaaaaagatgaagtgaagagagagagaaacgagacacTAAAAACGAATTGCGACGCAACCTGATGACGCAACACCCGCTACTCTCTGGGGTCCGCgttccgccgccgccgctgagCCAGACCACACCAGACCACCGGTATCTCAGGGTGCCGAGTCTTGGCCGTTGACCCCACGATGACTTCACGAGACCTGCTTGTTGTCCTGAGCCTGGTGGTTGCCACGGCATGCGCTGGAGAGCTCAAAGTGGAGAAGTTGAAGGAGGAGACGTGTGACAGGCGATCCAGTAACGGGGATATGTTGACCATGCACTACACGGGAACACTCTTGGAAGACGGCAAGAAATTCGACTCCAGGTGAGCATTTGTTGCCCTGCTGTTTCAAGCCCCAATACTGATATTTTCCTATTCTTGCTCATGCTTAgtggtcatgagagagagagagagagagagagagagagagagagaggcaagcttCCAGATTGCTAAAGAATTGGTCCTAATAgtaattatcattactattctaTGTTAGTGGGGCTGTGGTCAAAGGCAccaaagagtgaaaaaaaagcccCATTAAAATTGTTAGTCGCCTAGGTAGTGTAGTTAAAAAGTTTGTGGTGTTGCAGATGAAGAGTGTTTCCTTGTGCTGTCACTATGGCCCGTCCCACTCAGATGAATGTTTCCTTTAGAAACTAAAGTATGAAGAccaatcaggaaaaaaaataaataaaaacaatcttgGCATTAATTAGTGTTAAACTGATATAACCTAAGTAGTAGAGGTTAGGCTGACAGCTGGGAGATCATAGTCTTCACACCTTGCCTCCCAGTGTTCCATCAGGCTGGCCATATGCTGGTTTCAGTGTGGCCGTGCAGTGAACTATAACTAACCCTGACCCTGCTGACGAGAGTGCAGGGATGAGCAGTACTGACAGGATTGAGTGTGCCTTGGTCATGTCACTGAAACCTGTGAAATgacctgccttttttttttttttatgtgagagggaagcttgccaagggcaacaaaatattaaaaaaatatatatacccacttaaactgcaagttccctaaagaATCTGTTTGACCTCTGTTTAAATGCCTCtagtggaaagagaagaagaaatggttAGGTACAGAATGTTGAAGTTGCCTTGGAGTACATTATATAGTTTATCAATGGCGGTTCATCTGGCAAAGACGGCCAGAAGTTATTAAGTTCCTTTTGTAATTTGTTGACAGTGGCTGATGGTGTCAGATGTATGTAGTGATCATGATGGGTTTGGCACCAGTGTGTGAAAGACTGCCATGGATAAGTCTTGAAGGGAGAACACACAGAATTAAAACAGACAAGATGATGTTTATAATccacatatttctttctttatctacattattcctcccttcccctccctcctcattttcatcctGTGTATCATGTGaatctctctttgtttatttttctttctctcccccacaTGCGTTATCCTGAGGTTCACATTCTGAAAGTCATTGTTCCCCCTTGTAAGCGAGGCTAGTCTTAGGTGTGGCCTATCATACTCAAACAAGATGCAGAAATGAGAGGTTGACAGCAAgaattcttcctcttatttcaactttcagattttttttttattcttcagaATTTTAGGGAGCTTTTTAGAAAttatagagatagacagatagacttgTTACTGGAATCATTACTTGCATGTTCCTTGAAAAAACATTGCATTACCATTTATTAACATTGTATCTGATCT includes these proteins:
- the LOC123519393 gene encoding uncharacterized protein LOC123519393 — translated: MKHTIQDQILPHVYTHSKIWSCLHDRMTSLSQLVVPIMFSCVYLSKSYCTMGTSLFSFVPTFRILSVVSSASFTVTMATLVGLPMLTAVDEQERATRCTSLVEKCRNCEGVHSTFSRDCPAWKVEKEVWRVKATEGISYYEARMQVKQTQASPASNVSYTSTI